In a genomic window of Pseudomonadota bacterium:
- a CDS encoding hydrolase yields the protein MKGKIPTRDEALKLLHEYNKSDSLCKHAYAVEGVMRYLARKNKEDEDKWGIIGLIHDLDYERYPDQHCTKTKEILEEHGWPKEYIRAVVSHGWGICSDVEPETTLEKTLYAIDELTGLIA from the coding sequence ATGAAAGGTAAAATTCCAACCCGTGATGAGGCGCTAAAACTTCTTCATGAATATAATAAAAGCGACAGCCTATGCAAACATGCCTATGCTGTAGAGGGGGTTATGCGTTACCTCGCCAGAAAAAATAAAGAGGATGAAGATAAGTGGGGAATAATAGGCCTGATTCATGATCTTGATTACGAAAGATACCCGGATCAGCATTGCACCAAAACAAAAGAAATCCTTGAAGAACACGGCTGGCCAAAAGAATATATCCGGGCCGTTGTTTCCCACGGATGGGGAATATGCTCAGATGTTGAGCCTGAAACCACCTTGGAGAAAACACTTTATGCCATTGATGAATTAACGGGGCTTATCGCGG